A genomic stretch from Papio anubis isolate 15944 chromosome 18, Panubis1.0, whole genome shotgun sequence includes:
- the FAHD1 gene encoding acylpyruvase FAHD1, mitochondrial: MGIMAASRPLSRFWEWGKNIVCVGRNYADHVREMRSAVLSEPVLFLKPSTAYAPEGSPILMPAYTRNLHHELELGVVMGKRCRAVPEAAAMDYVGGYALCLDMTARDVQDECKKKGLPWTLAKSFTASCPVSGFVPKEKIPDPHKLKLWLKVNGELRQEGETASMIFSIPYIISYVSKIITLEEGDIILTGTPKGVGPVKENDEIKAGIHGLVSMRFKVEKPEY; this comes from the coding sequence ATGGGAATCATGGCAGCCTCCCGGCCACTGTCCCGCTTCTGGGAGTGGGGAAAGAACATCGTCTGCGTGGGGAGGAACTACGCGGACCACGTCAGGGAGATGCGCAGCGCGGTGTTGAGCGAGCCCGTGCTGTTCCTGAAGCCGTCCACGGCCTACGCGCCCGAGGGCTCGCCCATCCTCATGCCCGCGTACACTCGGAACCTGCACCACGAGCtggagctgggcgtggtgatgggcaaaCGCTGCCGCGCGGTCCCCGAGGCCGCGGCCATGGACTACGTGGGCGGTTATGCCCTGTGCCTAGATATGACCGCCCGGGACGTGCAGGACGAGTGCAAGAAGAAGGGGCTGCCCTGGACTCTGGCCAAGAGCTTCACGGCGTCCTGCCCGGTCAGCGGGTTTGTGCCCAAGGAGAAGATCCCTGACCCTCACAAGCTGAAGCTCTGGCTCAAGGTCAACGGCGAACTCAGACAGGAGGGTGAGACAGCCTCCATGATTTTTTCCATCCCCTACATCATCAGCTATGTTTCTAAGATCATAACCTTGGAAGAAGGAGATATTATCTTGACTGGGACGCCAAAGGGAGTTGGACCGGTTAAAGAAAACGATGAGATCAAGGCTGGCATACACGGGCTGGTCAGTATGAGATTTAAGGTGGAAAAGCCAGAATATTGA